Part of the Longimicrobium sp. genome, CCGCTCCGCCTACCGCTTCGCCGTGAACCCGCGGGGGGTGAAGAAGGACGTCTTCCACTTCGACGACGGCAGCGAGGACCTGGGGTGGGACGCGGTGTGGGACGTGGAGGTGTCGGTGGATTCGGCGGGGTGGAGCGCGGAGTTCCGCATTCCCCTCTCGCAGCTTCGCTTCCGCGCGTCTGACGCGGGGCAGAGCTGGGGATTGAACCTGTCGCGCGACCTGGCCCGCAAGGAAGAGCGCTCGTGGTGGTCGCCCATGCTCCCGGACCAGCCGGGCTTCGTGTCGCGCATCGGCACGCTGACGGGCATTTCGGGGCTGCGCCCGCCGCGCCGGCTGGAGGTGCTTCCCTACACGGTGGCCAGCGTCACCAGCGCGTCCAGCTACGGCCGCGAGGGCGACCCGTTCTTTCGCGAAAACGCCCCGTTCGCCTCGGCCGGCGCCGACATCAAGTACGGGCTTTCGAGCAACCTTACGCTCACGGCCACCATCAACCCCGACTTCGGGCAGGTGGAGGCAGACCCGTCGGAGGTGAACCTTTCGGCCTTCGAAAGCTTCTTCTCGGAAAAGCGTCCCTTCTTCGTGGAGGGGATCGACATCTTCCGCTTCGGGCTGGGGCTGGGCGACGACGAGAGCGAGACGCTCTTCTACTCGCGGCGCATCGGCCGGCAGCCGCAGCGCGGGCTGTCGACCGACGACGACCGGCCGTACGTGGACGAGCCGCAGCAGACGACCATCCTGGGTGCCGCCAAGCTGACGGGAAAGCTCGGCGACAACCTGTCGGTGGGCGTGCTGGGCGCGCTCACGGCCGAGGAGCAGGCCCGCTTCGTCACCACGGCCGAGCCGGGTGAGGTGCAGCGCGCCACGAGCGAGCCCATGAGCGGCTACGGGATGGTGCGGCTGCGGCGCGACTTCAACCAGGGGCGCAGCGCCTTTGGCGGGGTGGTGACGGGCACGTACCGCGACCTGAGCGACGACGCGCTGCTCTTCCTTCCCTCCTCCGCCTTTTCGGGCGGGCTGGACTTCCGCCACCGCTTCGGCGGCGGCGACTGGGAAACGAACGGCTGGGCGATCCTCACCCGGGTGAACGGCGACACGCTGGCCATCCAGCGCCTTCAGCAGTCGCCCGCGCGCTACTACCAGCGCCCGGACGCGAGCCACGTCGACGTGCAGAACGACCTTACGGCGCTCACGGGCAACGGCGCCAGCTTTCACGTGGGCAAGATCGCCGGGCGCTACCGCGGCGGCTTCCTGGGGCTGTACCGCTCGCCCGGCATGGAGGTGAACGACCTGGGCTTCCTGCGCGAGGCCGACCAGCTGGTGGGCGCCGGCTACGGGCGCTGGTTCCAGAACACGCCGCAGGGCCCCTTCCGCAACTGGAACCTGGGGTGGAACCTGTTCTCGGGATGGACCACCGGCAACGAGCGGATGTTCACGGGCGCGAACATCAACGGCAGCTACACGCTCAAGAACCTGTGGGGCGGCCACGGCAGCGTGGGGCGCAACCACGGCGGGATGAACGTGCGCGGGCTGCGCGGCGGCCCCGCGCTGGTGGACGAGGGCGCGTGGATGGCGTCGGCCAGCCTGCGCACCGACAGCCGCCGCCGCATGTCGTACAGCGCGGCGGCCGGCTTCTACAACGAGGACGAC contains:
- a CDS encoding DUF5916 domain-containing protein, which translates into the protein MITTLLLAGAALFGPAAAPADTTPAKTVGAHRLAAGQAPTVDGRLDDAVWATVPAATDFVQQYPNPSQPSSQRTEARVAYDDQAVYVAMRAWDTAPDSIAAQLARRDASGIYSDWLHVMFDSYHDRRSAYRFAVNPRGVKKDVFHFDDGSEDLGWDAVWDVEVSVDSAGWSAEFRIPLSQLRFRASDAGQSWGLNLSRDLARKEERSWWSPMLPDQPGFVSRIGTLTGISGLRPPRRLEVLPYTVASVTSASSYGREGDPFFRENAPFASAGADIKYGLSSNLTLTATINPDFGQVEADPSEVNLSAFESFFSEKRPFFVEGIDIFRFGLGLGDDESETLFYSRRIGRQPQRGLSTDDDRPYVDEPQQTTILGAAKLTGKLGDNLSVGVLGALTAEEQARFVTTAEPGEVQRATSEPMSGYGMVRLRRDFNQGRSAFGGVVTGTYRDLSDDALLFLPSSAFSGGLDFRHRFGGGDWETNGWAILTRVNGDTLAIQRLQQSPARYYQRPDASHVDVQNDLTALTGNGASFHVGKIAGRYRGGFLGLYRSPGMEVNDLGFLREADQLVGAGYGRWFQNTPQGPFRNWNLGWNLFSGWTTGNERMFTGANINGSYTLKNLWGGHGSVGRNHGGMNVRGLRGGPALVDEGAWMASASLRTDSRRRMSYSAAAGFYNEDDTGMGHRWVETSINARPSSRVTVSLSPSLSMANDQVQYITQEESGRYVFGRLDQTTVAVTTRLNYTFSPELSLQLYAQPFVSAGDYGDFLQVADPAAADFDERFEPGAAPDFNPEFNVQAFRSNAVLRWEYRPGSTLFVVWSQGRENFVNDGSFGLTRDFGRLFGTDENMPVPATNVLMIKLNYWLNL